The following are encoded in a window of Mycobacterium vicinigordonae genomic DNA:
- a CDS encoding class I adenylate-forming enzyme family protein codes for MPDTIDRLLRRRVAGEGTKPAVIDPTSRLSYAELDSTTAKLATALVSMGVTKGTRVGLIMPNSVRWVQMALTITRIGAVLVPLSTLLRPAELQAQLHMAAVQVLVSVEEFRGHRYIDDVCAVPRLELPALQRVWLADEIFWAPAGDDAAMEAIAASVTPADPLVIIFTSGSSGAPKGVVHSHGSALGAVRAGLAARCIDTNSRLYLPMPFFWVGGFGSGILSSLLAGATLVTEEAPKPDTTLRLLERERVTLFRGWPDQAQALARHPRRSETDLSALRPGSLEALLPPEQRAQPGARATLFGMTESFGPYCGFPADTDLPKSAWGSCGKPFPGMEVRIVDTGTGEPVGPGTLGMIQLRGPHTLRGICRRSREGVFTVDGFYPTGDLGRLDEEGFLFYHGRCDDMFKVSGATVYPSEVESALRAIEGVEAAVVTDLPGGATQRVGAAVVCRDVDVDQVRRAARELLSAFKVPTVWLLLDSVDDLPRGGTGKVDVRVLREMLERVT; via the coding sequence ATGCCTGACACCATCGACCGGCTGCTCCGGCGACGCGTTGCCGGTGAAGGCACAAAGCCCGCGGTGATCGACCCGACCTCGCGGCTCAGCTATGCCGAACTCGACTCGACCACGGCCAAATTGGCGACAGCACTGGTCTCCATGGGGGTGACCAAAGGCACCCGGGTCGGGCTGATCATGCCTAACAGCGTTCGCTGGGTGCAGATGGCGCTGACGATCACCCGCATCGGTGCGGTGCTGGTACCGCTGAGCACGCTGCTGCGGCCCGCCGAACTTCAGGCGCAGCTCCACATGGCGGCCGTTCAGGTGTTGGTGAGCGTCGAGGAGTTCCGCGGTCATCGCTATATCGACGACGTCTGTGCCGTGCCAAGACTGGAGCTACCCGCGCTGCAACGCGTTTGGCTGGCAGACGAGATCTTTTGGGCGCCAGCCGGTGATGATGCGGCCATGGAAGCGATCGCCGCCAGCGTCACGCCCGCCGACCCATTGGTGATCATCTTCACCTCGGGCAGCAGCGGCGCGCCCAAGGGGGTCGTGCACTCCCACGGCAGCGCGCTGGGCGCGGTGCGCGCCGGGCTCGCGGCGCGCTGCATCGACACCAACAGCCGGCTGTACCTGCCGATGCCATTCTTCTGGGTAGGCGGGTTCGGCAGCGGCATCCTGTCGTCGCTGCTGGCCGGCGCCACGCTGGTGACCGAGGAAGCGCCGAAGCCCGATACCACGCTTCGGCTACTGGAAAGGGAACGGGTCACGCTGTTCCGCGGTTGGCCCGACCAGGCGCAGGCGCTGGCCCGCCACCCCCGACGGTCCGAGACCGACCTGTCCGCGCTGCGGCCAGGGAGCCTGGAGGCGCTGCTACCACCCGAGCAACGCGCGCAACCGGGTGCGCGCGCGACGCTGTTTGGCATGACGGAATCATTCGGGCCCTACTGCGGCTTTCCAGCCGACACCGACCTACCCAAGTCGGCCTGGGGTAGTTGCGGAAAGCCGTTTCCCGGCATGGAAGTTCGAATCGTTGACACCGGTACCGGCGAGCCGGTGGGGCCGGGCACCCTCGGGATGATTCAACTGCGCGGTCCGCACACGCTGCGCGGCATCTGCCGCCGCAGCCGCGAGGGTGTGTTCACCGTCGACGGCTTCTACCCCACCGGCGACCTCGGCCGCCTCGACGAGGAGGGTTTTCTGTTTTATCACGGTCGCTGCGACGACATGTTCAAGGTCAGCGGCGCCACCGTGTATCCCAGCGAGGTCGAAAGCGCGCTGCGGGCCATCGAGGGGGTCGAAGCCGCCGTCGTCACCGACCTGCCCGGCGGCGCCACTCAACGCGTGGGGGCGGCGGTGGTGTGTCGTGACGTCGACGTTGACCAAGTGCGTCGTGCTGCGCGCGAATTGCTAAGCGCCTTCAAGGTGCCGACGGTATGGCTGCTGCTGGACTCCGTCGACGATCTGCCCCGCGGCGGCACGGGCAAAGTCGACGTTCGGGTGTTGCGCGAGATGCTGGAACGTGTCACTTGA
- a CDS encoding TetR/AcrR family transcriptional regulator: MSVGGLPLQTSGAAARGERRRARTRAAILDAAELVFSREGYDGARIEEIAEAADVSVGSIYTHFDGKRGVYLHLVDRSLELFAEYMKRGEDSTLTPLQRVLAGGDAYLRFHLEHPGAFHFLANRNPGASPPSGQDGPEAKIRDRVGELLRRFAALIDDAIEAGEARSVDSMRLTQFLWGAWNGVISLRLQPEGLLLSESEIVETLELARWLLREGLATAALRDSNGEVGERVPLPRIK; the protein is encoded by the coding sequence GTGTCCGTTGGCGGCCTCCCCTTGCAGACCAGCGGGGCGGCGGCGCGAGGTGAACGCCGGCGCGCCCGCACCAGGGCCGCGATCCTAGACGCGGCCGAGCTGGTGTTCAGCCGCGAGGGCTATGACGGCGCCCGGATCGAGGAGATCGCCGAAGCCGCCGACGTCTCGGTCGGGTCCATCTACACCCACTTCGACGGTAAGCGCGGCGTCTACTTGCATCTGGTCGATCGGTCGCTGGAGTTGTTCGCGGAATACATGAAGCGCGGCGAGGATTCGACGCTGACGCCATTGCAGCGCGTACTGGCGGGCGGGGACGCCTATCTTCGATTTCATCTGGAGCATCCGGGCGCGTTCCACTTCCTGGCCAACCGCAATCCAGGCGCGTCGCCGCCGTCCGGCCAGGACGGACCAGAGGCCAAGATCCGCGATCGGGTCGGAGAGTTGTTGCGCCGCTTCGCTGCTCTGATCGATGACGCGATCGAGGCGGGCGAGGCTCGGTCGGTTGACTCGATGCGACTTACTCAGTTCCTTTGGGGCGCGTGGAACGGTGTGATCTCGCTGCGGTTGCAGCCTGAAGGCCTTCTGCTGTCGGAGTCCGAGATCGTCGAGACTCTCGAGTTGGCACGTTGGCTGCTGCGCGAGGGTCTGGCGACTGCGGCCCTGCGCGACAGCAACGGCGAAGTGGGTGAGCGGGTTCCGCTGCCGAGGATCAAGTGA
- a CDS encoding NAD(P)/FAD-dependent oxidoreductase, which translates to MHEHTDVVIAGSRCAGTAAAIALARRGRNVIALDSASFPSDTLSTHLFFPHHWAELELLGAHDRVLELGAPLHTRAGLAGPGVEVVGEFGPADGFTAGACVRRPGLDLALVQTARANGAEIRERTRVTDLLRGDDGRVNGVHYRGRDGAEGTISAKLVVGADGRRSTIARLVGANEHHHWDNQRLMAFAYYEDAHESARHVAMQWRYGSDLVTVFPCDGGQLVALLMPPVIRSDEFRADSEQAFSDTISRVPPFAERLRDCTRVSGIRVSYRHPSYFRHSQGPGWALAGDAGHFKDPVTAQGIRDALRFGRLLGEQTAAHLDEPQRLAAALVAWELDRDEQCLPMYQWANLLGRDDAVSPIEDAAYRWFARQPDGAMQLLDVFSRNRLPSDVFTPGRLVRWIAAAARNPEADRRLLWRTVRRDVRREVERMIEQRMFDRRRAASAATTAAPKHPTPAAQPLPAR; encoded by the coding sequence ATGCACGAGCACACGGACGTCGTCATCGCCGGAAGCCGATGCGCAGGCACCGCGGCCGCGATCGCGTTGGCGCGACGTGGTCGCAATGTCATTGCTCTGGACAGCGCGTCCTTCCCGTCGGACACCCTCTCGACACACCTGTTCTTCCCGCACCACTGGGCCGAGTTGGAACTGCTGGGCGCGCACGATCGGGTGCTCGAACTCGGCGCGCCCCTGCACACCCGCGCCGGGCTCGCTGGCCCGGGAGTGGAGGTCGTCGGCGAATTCGGGCCCGCCGACGGGTTCACCGCCGGCGCCTGCGTCCGCCGTCCTGGGCTCGACCTCGCACTGGTGCAGACCGCCCGTGCCAACGGCGCCGAGATCCGCGAACGCACCCGGGTCACCGATCTCCTGCGTGGTGACGACGGCCGCGTCAATGGTGTGCACTACCGTGGGCGCGACGGAGCCGAAGGCACCATCTCCGCCAAGCTGGTTGTGGGCGCGGACGGCCGGCGATCTACGATCGCCCGGCTGGTCGGCGCGAACGAACACCACCACTGGGACAACCAGCGCCTGATGGCCTTCGCCTACTACGAGGACGCCCACGAGTCGGCGCGCCACGTCGCCATGCAGTGGCGCTACGGTTCCGACTTGGTCACCGTATTTCCCTGTGACGGTGGGCAACTGGTGGCGCTATTGATGCCACCGGTCATACGCTCCGACGAGTTCCGCGCCGACAGCGAGCAGGCGTTCTCCGACACGATAAGTCGCGTTCCGCCGTTCGCTGAGCGACTGCGCGATTGCACCCGGGTCAGCGGGATCCGCGTCTCGTATCGGCACCCGTCCTACTTTCGCCACTCACAGGGCCCGGGCTGGGCACTGGCGGGAGATGCGGGCCACTTCAAAGACCCGGTTACTGCACAGGGCATCCGGGACGCACTACGCTTCGGGCGGCTGTTGGGCGAACAGACCGCAGCACACCTCGATGAACCGCAGCGTTTGGCCGCCGCGCTGGTCGCCTGGGAGCTGGACCGCGACGAACAATGCCTGCCGATGTACCAGTGGGCGAATCTGCTCGGCCGCGACGACGCGGTGTCACCAATCGAGGACGCGGCCTACCGGTGGTTCGCCCGTCAACCCGACGGAGCGATGCAGTTGCTGGATGTGTTCTCCCGAAATCGGTTACCCTCGGACGTTTTCACCCCTGGCCGACTGGTCCGTTGGATCGCTGCCGCGGCACGCAATCCGGAGGCCGACCGCAGGCTGCTGTGGCGCACCGTGCGCCGTGACGTCCGCCGGGAAGTCGAGCGCATGATCGAGCAGCGCATGTTCGACCGTCGGCGCGCAGCATCGGCGGCTACGACTGCGGCGCCGAAGCACCCGACGCCGGCTGCGCAACCACTCCCCGCTCGATGA
- a CDS encoding GntR family transcriptional regulator: MTVPDFGARPQLSEDVAAFVRKRIFEGTYAAGQYVRLDQLAAELGISVTPVREALFALRGEGLVAQQPRRGFQVLPLTQRDLVDVANVQAHVGGELAARAALHITDAQLREMKEIQSQLEKAYADDDDELTIRLNHEFHRAINIAADSPKLAQMMSQITRYAPESVFPMIEHWPDQAVKDHRRVLSALAERDEESARRAMSEHLAASAVPLIDHLIERGVVAQPASGASAPQS, from the coding sequence ATGACAGTTCCGGATTTCGGTGCGCGCCCTCAGCTTTCCGAGGACGTCGCGGCTTTTGTCCGAAAGCGGATCTTCGAGGGCACCTATGCTGCCGGCCAGTACGTGCGGCTGGACCAGCTGGCGGCCGAACTGGGTATCAGCGTCACGCCGGTGCGCGAGGCGTTGTTCGCGCTACGCGGTGAAGGCCTTGTCGCACAACAGCCCCGGCGTGGATTCCAGGTGCTGCCGCTGACGCAGCGGGATCTTGTCGACGTCGCCAATGTGCAGGCACATGTCGGTGGCGAGTTGGCGGCGCGCGCGGCGCTGCACATCACCGACGCCCAGCTGCGAGAAATGAAAGAGATTCAGTCGCAGCTGGAGAAGGCCTATGCCGACGACGATGACGAGCTCACCATCCGGCTCAACCACGAGTTCCACCGCGCCATCAACATCGCCGCGGACTCGCCGAAGTTGGCACAGATGATGTCACAGATCACCCGGTACGCCCCCGAATCGGTGTTCCCGATGATCGAGCACTGGCCCGATCAGGCTGTCAAGGACCACCGCCGGGTGCTTTCCGCGCTGGCCGAGCGCGACGAGGAGTCGGCTCGCCGGGCGATGTCGGAACACCTTGCCGCCAGCGCGGTTCCGCTGATTGATCACCTCATCGAGCGGGGAGTGGTTGCGCAGCCGGCGTCGGGTGCTTCGGCGCCGCAGTCGTAG
- a CDS encoding acyl-CoA dehydrogenase family protein, whose amino-acid sequence MTRLAQTLGLTDIQTEIVTTVRQFVDKEIIPNAPELERSDTYPQAIVDGLREMGLFGLMIPEEYGGLGESLLTYALCVEELARGWMSVSGVLNTHFIVAYMLRQHGTEEQKQRFLPRMAVGETRGAFSMSEPELGSDVAAIRTRATRNSDGTYTIDGQKMWLTNGGSSTLVAVLVRTDEGAEKPHRNLTAFLVEKPVGFGEVLPGLIIPGKIDKLGYKGVDTTELIFDGYGASSDDILGGAPGQGFFQMMDGIEVGRVNVSARACGVGIRAFELAVRYAQQRQTFGKPIAEHQAIAFQLAEMATKVEAAHLMMVNAARLKDSGERNDVAAGMAKYLASEFCSEVTQQSFRIHGGYGYSKEYEIERLMRDSPFLLIGEGTSEIQKQIISKRLLDEYRM is encoded by the coding sequence ATGACAAGACTCGCCCAGACCCTCGGACTGACCGATATCCAGACCGAGATCGTCACGACGGTGCGGCAATTCGTCGACAAGGAGATCATCCCCAACGCACCCGAACTTGAGCGCAGCGACACCTACCCGCAGGCGATCGTCGACGGGCTGCGCGAGATGGGCCTGTTCGGATTGATGATTCCGGAGGAGTATGGCGGTCTGGGGGAGTCCCTGCTGACCTATGCGCTCTGCGTGGAGGAACTGGCGCGTGGCTGGATGAGCGTGTCCGGTGTGCTCAACACCCACTTCATCGTGGCCTACATGCTGCGCCAGCACGGTACCGAGGAGCAGAAGCAACGCTTCCTGCCTCGGATGGCGGTCGGTGAGACCCGCGGTGCCTTCTCGATGTCCGAACCGGAACTGGGCTCCGACGTGGCCGCGATCCGAACCCGGGCAACCCGCAACTCCGACGGCACCTACACCATCGACGGACAGAAGATGTGGCTGACCAACGGCGGCAGCTCAACACTGGTCGCCGTACTGGTGCGCACCGACGAGGGCGCCGAGAAGCCTCACCGCAACCTGACCGCATTCCTCGTCGAAAAGCCGGTCGGTTTCGGCGAAGTTCTTCCCGGGCTGATCATTCCGGGCAAGATAGACAAGCTCGGCTATAAGGGTGTCGACACCACCGAACTCATCTTCGACGGTTACGGGGCCAGCTCCGACGACATACTTGGCGGCGCGCCGGGCCAGGGCTTCTTCCAGATGATGGACGGCATCGAAGTCGGCCGGGTCAACGTTTCGGCGCGGGCCTGCGGGGTTGGTATCCGCGCCTTCGAGTTGGCGGTTCGTTATGCCCAACAACGCCAGACCTTCGGCAAGCCAATCGCCGAGCACCAGGCCATCGCGTTTCAGCTGGCCGAGATGGCCACCAAAGTCGAGGCCGCCCATCTGATGATGGTCAACGCGGCGCGACTGAAGGACTCCGGCGAACGCAACGATGTGGCGGCCGGTATGGCCAAATACCTTGCCAGCGAATTTTGTTCGGAGGTCACGCAGCAGAGCTTCCGGATTCATGGCGGCTACGGCTATTCCAAGGAGTACGAGATCGAGCGGCTTATGCGCGACTCCCCGTTCCTGTTGATCGGTGAGGGCACCAGCGAAATCCAGAAGCAGATCATCAGCAAACGCCTGCTCGACGAGTATCGGATGTGA
- a CDS encoding CoA transferase: MTLPLTGVRIVEVSSFVAAPLCGMTLSQLGAQVIRVDPIGGASDTQRWPLAEDGTSIYWTGLNKGKRSATIDLRSPEGQDLVQRLIVEGDGIVVTNSAGLSWLSHEALAAKRSDVIHVQLLGRGDGSTGVDYTVNAAIGFPLVTGPADHRGPINHVLPAWDVSCGLYAALAVLAAVHLRDQSGAGARITLALEDVALATAGNLGLLTEPQILGTQRPRIGNAIFGQYGQDFVSRDEARFMVVLLTHRHFRDLVHVTGTGAAMTALADALGADFGAEGDRYRYRNVISGLFGTWFADHAAAEIEAALAGTTVLFERYRTFAEVAADPKVTANPLFSRLHQPGIGEYLAPAMPVAFDGKHPASAVAPGLGADTADLLSELGLTAADIARLAAANTIGAQRQ; the protein is encoded by the coding sequence GTGACGTTGCCCCTGACCGGTGTTCGCATCGTCGAGGTGTCCAGTTTCGTCGCCGCGCCGCTGTGCGGGATGACGCTGAGTCAACTTGGCGCGCAAGTGATCCGTGTCGATCCGATCGGGGGTGCCTCGGACACACAACGTTGGCCGCTTGCCGAAGACGGCACCTCGATCTACTGGACCGGCCTGAACAAGGGAAAGCGTTCGGCCACCATCGATCTACGGTCCCCCGAAGGGCAGGATCTGGTACAGCGTCTGATAGTGGAGGGCGACGGCATCGTCGTCACCAACTCGGCAGGACTGTCCTGGCTGAGTCATGAGGCGTTGGCGGCCAAGCGATCCGACGTCATCCACGTCCAGTTGCTTGGCCGTGGAGACGGATCCACCGGGGTGGACTACACCGTAAATGCGGCGATCGGATTCCCACTGGTCACCGGTCCGGCCGACCATAGGGGTCCGATCAACCACGTGCTGCCGGCGTGGGACGTCAGCTGTGGGCTATATGCGGCGCTGGCCGTGCTCGCCGCCGTGCACCTCCGCGACCAGTCCGGTGCAGGCGCCCGCATCACGCTGGCACTCGAAGACGTCGCACTGGCCACGGCGGGTAACCTCGGGCTGCTCACCGAGCCCCAGATACTCGGCACCCAGCGGCCCCGGATCGGCAACGCCATCTTCGGCCAGTACGGACAGGACTTTGTCAGCCGAGATGAGGCCAGATTCATGGTGGTGCTGTTGACGCACAGGCACTTTCGCGATCTGGTCCACGTGACCGGCACCGGAGCGGCGATGACCGCATTGGCCGACGCGCTGGGTGCGGACTTCGGCGCCGAAGGCGATCGATACCGCTACCGCAACGTGATCTCCGGACTGTTCGGCACCTGGTTCGCCGACCACGCCGCCGCAGAGATCGAGGCGGCACTGGCGGGCACCACCGTGCTTTTTGAACGCTACCGGACCTTTGCTGAGGTCGCCGCGGACCCGAAAGTCACGGCCAATCCGCTGTTTTCTCGGCTACACCAGCCTGGCATTGGTGAATATCTCGCCCCCGCCATGCCGGTGGCGTTCGACGGGAAACATCCGGCCAGCGCCGTCGCGCCGGGATTGGGGGCCGACACCGCCGACCTGCTCAGCGAACTGGGTCTGACAGCCGCGGACATCGCGCGCCTGGCGGCCGCGAATACGATAGGGGCGCAACGCCAATGA
- a CDS encoding acetyl-CoA C-acetyltransferase, whose amino-acid sequence MFKSLSAVELGVAALKGLLDRTGIAPDAVQDVILGHCYPSAEAPAIGRVVALDAGLPVTVPGMQVDRRCGSGLQAVIQACLQVSTGNDELVIAGGCESMSNVTFYSTDMRWGGARSGIRVHDALARGRSTAGGRNYPVPGGMLETAENLRRQYGISRQEQDELAVRSHQRAVAAQKDGLLADEIIPVTVYTRQGEERIDTDEHPRADTSVESLNRLKPVLGKDDPEATVTAGNASGQNDAASMCVVTTPEKAAELGLTPLVRLVSWAQAGVAPNVMGIGPVPASQAALAKAGLKLSDIDLIELNEAFAAQALAVMREWNFGGADHDRTNVLGSGISLGHPVGATGGRMLASLARELDRRQERYGLETMCIGGGQGLAAVFERVG is encoded by the coding sequence ATGTTCAAGTCGCTCAGCGCTGTTGAACTCGGCGTCGCCGCCCTGAAAGGTCTGCTGGATCGCACCGGAATCGCCCCGGACGCGGTGCAGGACGTCATCCTCGGACACTGCTATCCCAGCGCTGAGGCCCCGGCGATCGGTCGGGTGGTAGCGCTGGACGCCGGGCTGCCGGTCACCGTGCCCGGTATGCAGGTGGACCGTCGCTGCGGTTCGGGATTGCAGGCGGTGATCCAGGCGTGCCTGCAGGTGAGCACCGGCAACGACGAGCTGGTGATCGCCGGTGGCTGCGAGAGTATGAGCAACGTCACCTTCTATTCCACCGACATGCGTTGGGGCGGAGCACGATCTGGGATTCGCGTGCACGACGCTTTGGCCCGTGGCCGCAGCACCGCCGGCGGCCGCAACTACCCGGTGCCAGGTGGCATGCTGGAGACCGCCGAGAATCTGCGTCGTCAGTACGGCATCTCCCGGCAGGAACAGGACGAACTTGCGGTGCGCTCACACCAGCGGGCGGTCGCCGCGCAAAAGGACGGCCTGTTGGCTGACGAGATCATCCCGGTAACGGTCTATACACGCCAAGGCGAGGAGCGGATCGACACCGACGAACACCCCCGCGCCGACACCAGCGTCGAGTCTTTGAATAGGCTCAAACCCGTTCTTGGCAAGGATGATCCGGAAGCGACTGTCACCGCGGGCAATGCCAGCGGTCAGAACGACGCGGCGTCGATGTGCGTGGTGACTACGCCGGAGAAAGCCGCCGAACTCGGCCTGACGCCGTTGGTCCGGCTGGTGTCGTGGGCGCAGGCCGGGGTGGCGCCGAACGTCATGGGCATCGGGCCGGTGCCCGCCAGCCAAGCCGCATTAGCCAAAGCCGGCCTGAAGCTAAGTGACATCGATCTCATCGAGCTCAACGAGGCGTTCGCCGCCCAGGCTCTTGCGGTGATGCGCGAGTGGAACTTCGGTGGTGCCGATCATGACCGGACCAATGTGCTGGGCTCCGGCATCTCGCTGGGCCACCCGGTCGGGGCGACCGGCGGCCGGATGCTGGCCAGTCTGGCGCGTGAACTCGATCGCCGTCAGGAACGCTACGGACTGGAGACGATGTGCATTGGTGGCGGTCAGGGTCTGGCCGCGGTTTTCGAGCGGGTCGGGTGA
- the fabG gene encoding 3-oxoacyl-ACP reductase FabG yields MPRCGSGKGCGMSLLEGQAAVVTGGAQGLGFAIAERFIAEGARVVLGDVNLEATQAAAEKLGGDRAAVAVRCDVTSADEVQNLIQTAIDRFGALDIMVNNAGITRDATMRKMTEEQFDQVINVHLKGTWNGTRLAAAVMREAKRGVIINMSSISGKVGMIGQTNYSAAKAGIVGMTKAAAKELAYLGVRVNAIQPGLIRSAMTEAMPQRIWDSKVAEVPMGRAGEPGEVASVALFLASDLSSYMTGTVMEITGGRHL; encoded by the coding sequence ATGCCCAGGTGTGGGTCAGGAAAGGGATGCGGAATGTCGTTGCTGGAGGGTCAGGCCGCGGTGGTCACGGGCGGCGCGCAGGGGCTTGGTTTCGCCATTGCCGAGCGGTTTATTGCCGAGGGCGCGCGGGTGGTGCTTGGTGACGTCAATCTCGAGGCGACGCAGGCGGCAGCCGAAAAGTTGGGCGGCGATCGGGCGGCCGTCGCGGTCCGCTGCGACGTCACTTCAGCCGATGAGGTGCAAAACCTAATCCAGACCGCGATCGATCGCTTCGGTGCGCTCGACATCATGGTCAACAACGCGGGTATCACCCGTGACGCGACCATGCGCAAGATGACCGAAGAGCAGTTCGACCAGGTGATCAACGTGCACCTGAAGGGCACCTGGAATGGGACACGGTTGGCGGCGGCCGTCATGCGCGAGGCAAAGCGCGGCGTGATCATCAATATGTCCTCGATCTCCGGCAAGGTTGGCATGATCGGCCAGACCAACTACTCGGCGGCAAAGGCAGGCATTGTCGGTATGACCAAGGCCGCTGCCAAAGAGCTTGCCTACCTCGGTGTTCGGGTGAACGCGATCCAGCCCGGCCTGATCCGCTCCGCCATGACCGAAGCCATGCCGCAACGCATCTGGGACTCCAAGGTCGCCGAGGTGCCGATGGGCCGGGCCGGTGAGCCCGGCGAAGTAGCCAGTGTCGCTCTGTTCCTGGCCTCTGACCTGTCGTCCTACATGACCGGAACCGTCATGGAGATCACCGGAGGACGGCACCTGTGA
- a CDS encoding acyl-CoA dehydrogenase family protein — MSAAEVSDEDFREILAQTRHFVRTTVVPREQEILDGDRVPDELRDQAKKMGLFGYAIPQEWGGLGLNLMQDVELAMELGYTSLALRSMFGTNNGIAGQVLVGFGTDEQKSRWLESIASGETVASFALTESGAGSNPAGLKTKAVRDEQVWVIDGQKRFITNAPVANLFVVFARTRPADNEGPGIAVFLVPADTPGVEVGVKDAKMGQEGAWTADVTFTDVRVDDSALIGGAEDIGYRAAMTSLARGRVHIAALAVGAAQRALDESVAYAATATQGGTPIGTFQLVQAMLAEQQTGVLAGRALVRDTARAWVAEEDRRIAPSAAKLFCTEMAGRVADLAVQVHGGTGYMRGVPVERIYRDVRLLRLYEGTSEIQQLIIGSNLVKSAQR; from the coding sequence ATGTCTGCTGCCGAGGTCTCTGACGAGGACTTCCGCGAGATCCTGGCGCAGACGCGCCACTTCGTCCGCACCACGGTCGTGCCGCGCGAGCAGGAGATCCTCGACGGGGATCGGGTGCCCGACGAACTGCGCGATCAGGCCAAGAAGATGGGCCTCTTCGGCTACGCGATTCCGCAGGAATGGGGCGGGCTGGGCTTGAACCTGATGCAGGATGTCGAGTTGGCGATGGAGTTGGGCTACACCTCGTTGGCGCTGCGGTCGATGTTCGGCACCAACAACGGCATTGCCGGGCAGGTGCTCGTGGGCTTCGGTACCGACGAGCAGAAGTCCCGTTGGTTGGAGTCCATCGCATCGGGTGAGACCGTCGCCTCTTTCGCCCTCACCGAATCGGGTGCCGGATCCAATCCGGCCGGACTGAAGACGAAAGCGGTTCGAGACGAACAAGTCTGGGTGATCGACGGGCAGAAGCGGTTCATCACCAACGCCCCCGTCGCCAACCTGTTCGTCGTCTTCGCCCGCACCCGGCCCGCGGACAACGAAGGTCCGGGCATCGCCGTCTTCCTGGTGCCCGCCGACACGCCGGGAGTCGAGGTCGGCGTTAAGGACGCGAAGATGGGCCAGGAAGGCGCCTGGACGGCCGATGTCACCTTCACCGACGTTCGCGTCGACGACAGCGCGTTGATCGGCGGCGCCGAAGACATCGGTTACCGGGCGGCGATGACCTCGTTAGCGCGGGGCCGGGTGCACATTGCCGCGCTCGCCGTCGGCGCGGCGCAGCGCGCGCTGGACGAATCGGTGGCCTACGCCGCGACGGCGACGCAGGGCGGCACGCCAATCGGCACCTTCCAGCTGGTGCAGGCAATGCTCGCCGAGCAGCAGACCGGGGTGCTGGCCGGACGCGCGCTGGTGCGTGACACCGCACGAGCGTGGGTCGCCGAGGAGGATCGTCGCATCGCGCCGTCGGCGGCCAAACTGTTCTGCACCGAAATGGCGGGCAGGGTGGCCGACCTGGCGGTGCAGGTGCATGGCGGCACCGGCTACATGCGTGGCGTTCCTGTCGAACGCATCTACCGCGACGTCCGGCTGCTTCGACTCTACGAGGGAACCAGCGAGATTCAGCAGTTGATCATCGGCTCGAACCTGGTCAAGTCGGCGCAAAGATAG